A genomic segment from Candidatus Eremiobacteraceae bacterium encodes:
- a CDS encoding NADH-quinone oxidoreductase subunit D (Catalyzes the transfer of electrons from NADH to quinone), translating into SMEALIHHFKLVSSGFNVPEGRIYQTVESPRGELGMYVVSAGGNKPWRVRWRPPSFYNLQALGALAPGNLIADLVAIIGSLDPVFGEVDR; encoded by the coding sequence TTCGATGGAAGCGCTGATCCACCACTTCAAGCTCGTGTCCTCTGGTTTCAACGTCCCCGAGGGACGCATCTATCAGACGGTGGAGTCGCCGCGCGGCGAACTCGGCATGTACGTGGTGAGCGCGGGCGGCAACAAGCCGTGGCGCGTGCGATGGCGGCCGCCGTCGTTCTATAACCTGCAGGCGCTCGGTGCGCTCGCGCCCGGTAACCTCATCGCCGATCTCGTCGCGATCATCGGCAGTTTGGATCCGGTTTTCGGCGAGGTG